Proteins from one Hyperolius riggenbachi isolate aHypRig1 chromosome 4, aHypRig1.pri, whole genome shotgun sequence genomic window:
- the LOC137504675 gene encoding cytosolic phospholipase A2 gamma-like — MLMMILVYILLEDLCPKLINEQKMCLVDAGLFINTPYPLMLHPHRKVDVILSFDSSAGDPFLTVKQTAEYCKEHQIPFPNVDTKETSEDIPSQCCYIFESDGKGAPTVMHFPLFNKQTCEGKVKELRDGYSTFKLHYSESEVTQLLELAKKNVEESYEKIKEYCNRSVAWCNKMEAEEAAA, encoded by the exons atgttgatgATGATTTTGGTGTATATTCTTCTAGAAGACCTCTGCCCCAAACTCATCAATGAACAGAAGATGTGTTTAGTGGATGCCGGCTTATTTATCAATACTCCTTACCCATTAATGCTGCATCCTCATCGTAAAGTAGATGTCATCCTCTCATTTGACTCCAGTGCTGGAGATCCATTCCTG ACAGTGAAGCAAACCGCCGAGTACTGCAAGGAACACCAGATTCCCTTTCCAAATGTGGATACCAAGGAAACCAGTGAGGACATCCCATCGCAATGCTGCTACATATTTGAAAGCGATGGAAAAGGGGCCCCTACTGTGATGCACTTTCCACTTTTCAACAAGCAGACCTGTGAAG gCAAAGTAAAAGAACTGAGGGATGGATATTCCACTTTCAAACTTCACTATTCGGAATCTGAAGTGACGCAGCTGCTGGAACTGGCTAAGAAGAATGTGGAGGAGAGCTACGAGAAGATAAAGGAGTATTGTAACCGTTCAGTGGCATGGTGTAACAAGATGGAGGCAGAAGAGGCAGCTGCTTAG